In Ptiloglossa arizonensis isolate GNS036 chromosome 6, iyPtiAriz1_principal, whole genome shotgun sequence, a single window of DNA contains:
- the LOC143148168 gene encoding uncharacterized protein LOC143148168 isoform X2 yields MTPGTNWVAYIDSHGSRLLVFCSRSLCGRYRVSPAGDRESKIVCNASGEELHTCSSLDDFRTSSVALHRWNKQVGSQELYFKRARGRSILRLPLH; encoded by the exons ATGACCCCTGGAACCAATTGGGTCGCATATATCGACTCTCACGGGTCCAGGTTGCTTGTATTCTGTTCCAGGAGCCTTTGTGGTCGTTATCGGGTCTCACCAGCCGGGGATCGCGAATCCAAGATCGTTTGTAACGCGTCTGGCGAGGAGTTACACACCTGTAGCAGCTTGGACGACTTCAGGACCTCTTCTGTTGCGCTCCACAG ATGGAATAAGCAAGTGGGAAGTCAAGAACTCTATTTTAAGCGAGCACGCGGTCGATCAATCTTACGATTGCCACTTCACTGA
- the LOC143148168 gene encoding uncharacterized protein LOC143148168 isoform X1: protein MTPGTNWVAYIDSHGSRLLVFCSRSLCGRYRVSPAGDRESKIVCNASGEELHTCSSLDDFRTSSVALHRFGIVFILSRDIGVPLYLASHGPVTFLSVLIVLRNWKFARRWNKQVGSQELYFKRARGRSILRLPLH, encoded by the coding sequence ATGACCCCTGGAACCAATTGGGTCGCATATATCGACTCTCACGGGTCCAGGTTGCTTGTATTCTGTTCCAGGAGCCTTTGTGGTCGTTATCGGGTCTCACCAGCCGGGGATCGCGAATCCAAGATCGTTTGTAACGCGTCTGGCGAGGAGTTACACACCTGTAGCAGCTTGGACGACTTCAGGACCTCTTCTGTTGCGCTCCACAGGTTCGGTATCGTCTTTATCCTGTCCCGTGATATCGGGGTCCCCCTTTATCTGGCCTCACACGGGCCGGTGACGTTTCTATCGGTATTGATTGTTCTGCGAAATTGGAAATTTGCACGTAGATGGAATAAGCAAGTGGGAAGTCAAGAACTCTATTTTAAGCGAGCACGCGGTCGATCAATCTTACGATTGCCACTTCACTGA